From the Tetrapisispora phaffii CBS 4417 chromosome 10, complete genome genome, one window contains:
- the TCO89 gene encoding Tco89p (similar to Saccharomyces cerevisiae TCO89 (YPL180W); ancestral locus Anc_6.175), whose translation MSKHRGRKSNPTEDATFSSPATAEGTLGTSAAFTKSLETFSPEGVTEKATDFLATDAVGQKGPNSSSSSHVHIKQFSGRPRDKSISSVKNLSKGFSHDIQHEVDNVGSKYGSFKKSKSTDLLFRRRNISGLNMTSYTNPKPNDLTETIDGVINNTSGSNNNDNYTATNNTGNPSYGLKPRRSKSTHSVLELHEADELYTNDLTTDEEVEYFTEEDEDQGSQKSKTNISNNLLSQQTTAHSDRFPNHDAKKMHPVHSKLLKTNQIKNKILSDTHLSQLNHAAKITDQLSYKPPSDMIKPSHSKSKVLNTTTSNSEGNKLNEDDIYSSNKTNNDDTDIINDNEEDDEEDDEEDEEDEDAIGDDLIGDIPIEQVMQDTVVHSLKRQANMFSELKNNNNISKNPDSSVDNTKGGEKQSFNENYIQPGAGHTDQYIPDMILSQSMGIERKYDDSTRSARSLSSNHEITKITEGEVLNTPSKLNDPSNTIDENQLYPGYYGNTADLTEPRKPKDIKTNIPITDDNNNNFQSFSNSISSLTNNLQKSNPEGFFSQNKTVSSPTSKQKHFLSNTISSLKPSSGRGLNSIKSSHNNDNINESSLNNFANFLKSDDIDGDSRTQKKLLLQRENSILDINLQHEDNNAIFMAGNIDAKREFERVSHAYTNLRRFSNPLFDALIRWELSFDNSSQISNLSTTNDLNELLFSSYSSKDDGKLNKILPSSDYTNLHRTLANLWNQESNKFNSENNPLSKVNKLTTTGNNILKGQPPQQQNPQSLRGVMGSSTALHNLRNINSLQPTTRAVNRRLENSRNISHR comes from the coding sequence ATGTCAAAACATAGAGGAAGAAAAAGTAATCCAACTGAAGATGCAACATTTTCTTCACCAGCCACTGCGGAAGGAACTTTAGGCACTTCAGCAGCTTTTACAAAATCATTGGAAACATTTTCTCCTGAGGGAGTAACAGAGAAGGCTACTGATTTCTTAGCTACTGACGCAGTAGGTCAAAAGGGACCCAATTCTTCAAGTAGCAGTCATGTACATATTAAACAGTTTTCAGGTAGACCTCGTGATAAGAGTATCTCGAGTGTTAAGAACTTATCAAAAGGGTTTTCACACGACATTCAACATGAAGTAGACAATGTAGGTTCAAAATATGGTTCTTTTAAGAAGTCAAAGAGTACAGATTTACtatttagaagaagaaatatcaGTGGTTTAAACATGACTTCCTACACCAATCCAAAGCCAAATGACTTAACAGAGACAATCGATGGTGTGATTAACAACACAAGCGGAAGTAACAACAATGATAATTACACTGCCACTAATAATACTGGGAATCCAAGTTATGGATTAAAGCCAAGAAGAAGCAAAAGTACACATTCTGTATTAGAGTTGCATGAGGCAGATGAATTGTATACTAATGACTTAACTACAGATGAAGAGgttgaatattttacagAAGAAGACGAAGATCAAGGTTCACAAAAATCAAAGACAAATATAAGTAATAATTTACTTTCACAACAAACAACTGCCCATAGTGACAGATTTCCAAATCACGATGCAAAGAAAATGCATCCAGTTCATTCTAAGCTTCTAAAAACTAAccaaataaaaaacaaaatactGTCAGATACACATCTGTCACAACTGAATCATGCTGCTAAAATTACAGACCAACTTAGTTATAAGCCACCTTCCGATATGATCAAACCATCTCATTCAAAATCCAAAGTTTTAAACACGACAACATCAAATAGTGAAGGcaataaattgaatgaagatgatatctattcatctaataaaacaaacaaCGATGATACAGATATAATTAAcgataatgaagaagatgacgaagaagatgacgaagaagatgaagaggATGAAGATGCTATAGGAGATGACCTTATTGGAGATATACCGATTGAACAGGTGATGCAAGATACAGTTGTTCATAGTTTGAAAAGACAAGCAAATATGTTTTCTGaacttaaaaataataataatatatcgAAAAATCCTGATAGCTCGGTGGATAATACAAAAGGAGGTGAGAAGCAATCCTTTAATGAAAACTATATTCAACCTGGGGCAGGACACACTGACCAGTATATACCAGATATGATTCTTTCTCAATCCATGGGGATTGAAAGAAAGTATGATGATTCTACAAGATCTGCTAGGTCTCTGAGTTCCAACCACGAAATAACCAAAATTACAGAAGGTGAGGTATTAAACACGCCAAGCAAATTAAACGATCCTTCAAATACAATCGATGAAAATCAACTTTATCCTGGTTACTATGGAAACACTGCTGATTTAACAGAACCTAGGAAACCTAAAGACATTAAGACCAATATTCCGATAACTGacgataataataataattttcagAGTTTTTCCAATAGCATTTCAAGTTTGACTAATAATCTACAGAAATCTAATCCTGAGGGGTTTTTCTCTCAGAATAAAACTGTTAGTTCACCAACCTCCAAACAAAAACACTTTTTGTCGAATACGATTTCGAGTCTAAAGCCATCTTCAGGAAGAGGTTTGAATAGTATCAAATCATCACACAATAATGATAACATCAACGAGTCCAGTTTGAACAATTTTgcaaattttttgaaatctgATGATATAGATGGTGACTCTAGAACTCAGAAgaagttattattacaaagaGAGAATTCCATTTTAGATATTAACTTACAACATGAAGATAACAACGCAATATTTATGGCTGGCAACATAGATGCTAAGAGAGAATTTGAACGTGTTTCACATGCTTACACAAATTTGCGTAGATTTTCTAATCCTTTATTTGATGCCTTAATCAGGTGGGAATTAAGTTTTGATAATAGTAGccaaatatcaaatttgtCAACTACAAATGATCTTAATGAGCTTTTATTTTCGAGTTACAGTTCAAAAGATGATGGTAAATTGAACAAGATTTTACCTTCTTCGGATTATACAAATCTTCATCGTACATTAGCAAATTTATGGAATCAAGAATCCAATAAATTCAACAGTGAGAACAACCCGTTGAGtaaagttaataaattaacaacAACTGGAAACAATATACTGAAAGGCCAACCTCCTCAACAACAAAATCCACAAAGTCTGAGAGGCGTAATGGGTTCAAGTACAGCATTGCATAACTTAAGGaatataaattctttaCAACCGACTACTAGGGCTGTAAATAGAAGGCTCGAGAATTCAAGGAACATCTCACATCGTTAA
- the RTT10 gene encoding tRNA (34-2'-O)-methyltransferase regulator RTT10 (similar to Saccharomyces cerevisiae YPL183C; ancestral locus Anc_6.177) yields MQELNHVGPSLCVKFHKEFVYAAYGPYLQQYNYKTSELLNQCLIFKENKVHGFDISADGKNVIAYGARSVSILSLESINTSKSLVDREQLVEEWVITGTFSKLGDKVFLLTCYNRVIICDLKCNVIGIKSVPEEKSILYSGSIEVLSEDRVYVNAGTVIGGVIVWDLFCESILHTLQGHEGSIFYVTSSDDGKYIASCSDDRSIILWDMETGEQLSTGWGHTARIWNLKFYDNNTQLISVSEDCTCRTWAIETLNSDEINLVQKNIYEVHQIKNVWGLDVCNSEMIAVTAGNDGRIKLVDLLQATRYGNENELFSLGDISSSANVEFSKDELIKGFEWFSFGAVVHTSSGQLVTYNRQSFSWSPIALSENMESYSISGGIQSKNTVVFSNNKNDIILIRFNSKGQLIKLAKHTLEYLAKVTNTMIKDIDDDTFLITLESPNPKDPFVCLIIQNDTYDVNAEHRFSKPSNFVSASLELYGNYLLVGARYSSLGIFDLDDNHRTPVVIRKISAGDTTTSVKFIEKQLNIPIFSITNRDGFYDFISINFDIITNDNKNFYDIIHQNKVAKGFLEGAYFNDKNEYIVYGFKSTLFYIFNETNSYELASQVCGGSHRQWKLCDDGLNKILLYNKGSNIYFRRISQNFTPEVLRNGLHGREIRDISILKEKTYKNGYLFCTASEDTTVRLSHFNNLNGTITNYWLERQHVSGLQRCKFINDEFMVTCSAREELFLWHINNESLDRAYIAVRQSLPTSTENPDLRIMDFDVKFLESKKDFILTSVYSDSVIKVWYYNFASNSFILLMEGKYQTCCIFNVSLEILNNKLLLIITPTDGHVIVYNITNCIPFEVVPGNDYLRDNKLEIVLSLLPNHDVKFPVHQSSIKTICTFVDKTDNSVTLYTGGDDNGLAIVKLNVENSTDKIVGKVVCFEKKAAASTITSVNLFNNNTKLLTASVDQIVRIWDVCGDKLVQEQRKYTTTADTGVADIVRLDNGSDIALIGGVGLSIWKL; encoded by the coding sequence ATGCAAGAATTAAACCATGTTGGTCCTTCCTTATGCGTGAAATTTCACAAAGAATTTGTATATGCAGCGTATGGTCCTTATCTTCAACAGTACAATTATAAAACTAGTGAATTGTTGAACCAATGTTTGATTTTCAAGGAAAATAAAGTCCATGGCTTTGATATCTCTGCGGATGGAAAAAACGTTATTGCATATGGTGCTAGATCTGTCTCTATTTTAAGTTTAGAGAGCATCAACACATCTAAATCATTAGTGGATAGAGAGCAATTGGTGGAAGAGTGGGTGATAACCGGTACGTTTAGTAAATTAGGCGATAAAGTTTTCTTATTAACTTGCTACAATAGGGTCATCATTTGTGATTTGAAATGCAATGTCATTGGAATTAAATCTGTGCCAGAAGAAAAATCGATATTATATTCTGGTTCTATCGAGGTACTGTCAGAAGATCGTGTTTATGTTAATGCAGGTACTGTTATAGGTGGTGTAATTGTTTGGGATCTATTTTGTGAATCTATATTGCATACTTTACAAGGTCACGAAGGGTCTATCTTTTATGTGACATCAAGCGATGATGGAAAATACATTGCAAGTTGTTCTGACGATCGTTCAATTATACTGTGGGATATGGAAACTGGTGAGCAACTATCCACTGGTTGGGGTCATACGGCAAGAATTTGGaatttaaagttttatgataataatactCAATTAATCAGTGTATCAGAAGACTGTACGTGTCGTACATGGGCAATTGAGACATTGAACTcagatgaaattaatttagTACAGAAGAACATATACGAAGTACATCAAATTAAAAACGTATGGGGTCTTGATGTATGCAATTCAGAAATGATTGCAGTCACTGCAGGTAATGATGGTAGAATCAAATTGGTAGATCTGTTACAGGCTACAAGATATGGTAATGAAAATGAGTTATTCTCTCTTGGCGatatatcttcttctgCTAACGttgaattttcaaaagatgaGTTAATTAAAGGTTTTGAATGGTTTTCATTTGGCGCAGTGGTCCATACATCATCAGGTCAACTGGTAACTTACAATAGACAGTCTTTTTCATGGTCACCAATTGCATTATCTGAAAACATGGAATCATATTCCATTAGTGGAGGTATCCAAAGTAAAAATACTGTTGTTTtctctaataataaaaatgatattattctGATAAGATTCAATTCAAAAGGTCAGCTAATTAAACTGGCAAAACATACATTAGAATATTTAGCCAAGGTCACTAATACAATGATAAAAGACATTGATGATGATACCTTTTTAATTACTTTGGAATCACCAAACCCTAAGGATCCATTTGTGTGCctgataattcaaaatgatACTTATGATGTTAATGCTGAGCATAGATTCAGCAAGCCAAGTAACTTTGTCTCTGCTTCTTTAGAATTATATGGAAATTATCTATTGGTAGGTGCTAGATATAGCTCATTGGGTATTTTTGACCTTGACGACAATCATAGAACGCCGGTAGTTATAAGGAAGATATCTGCTGGGGACACTACTACATCagttaaatttattgagaaacaattaaatattccaattttttcaatcaCTAATAGAGATGGATTTTACGATTTTATCtctattaattttgatataataactaatgataataaaaacttttatgatataattcatcaaaataaaGTTGCAAAAGGATTCTTAGAGGGTGCATATTTTAACGACAAAAACGAATATATCGTTTATGGTTTCAAATctactttattttatatcttcAATGAAACTAACTCATATGAGTTAGCCAGTCAAGTATGTGGTGGTTCACACCGTCAATGGAAGTTATGTGATGATGGtttaaacaaaattttgTTGTATAACAAAGGTTcgaatatttattttcgCAGAATCTCTCAAAACTTCACTCCTGAAGTCTTACGCAATGGTTTACATGGTAGAGAAATTAGggatatttcaattttaaaggAAAAGACTTATAAAAACGGTTATTTATTTTGCACAGCTTCTGAAGATACAACTGTTAGACTGTcacattttaataacttGAATGGTACGATCACTAATTACTGGTTAGAGAGACAACATGTTTCAGGCCTACAACGttgtaaatttattaatgacGAATTTATGGTTACATGTTCAGCCAGAGAGGAATTATTCTTGTGGCATATCAATAACGAAAGTTTGGATCGTGCCTATATCGCAGTAAGACAATCGTTACCAACATCGACAGAGAATCCAGACTTACGAATTATGGACTTCGACGTAAAATTCTTAGAGAGTAAAAAAGATTTCATATTAACGTCAGTATATTCTGATTCTGTTATAAAAGTATGGTATTATAATTTTGCttctaattcatttatattattaatggaaggaaaatatcaaacatgttgtatatttaatgtttctttagaaatattaaataacaaaCTATTATTGATCATTACTCCAACAGATGGGCATGTTATTGTTTATAATATCACAAATTGTATACCATTCGAAGTTGTTCCTGGAAATGATTATCTTCGTGATAACAAATTAGAGATTGTTTTATCACTGTTACCAAATCATGATGTTAAGTTTCCAGTTCATCAATCTAGTATTAAAACAATCTGTACGTTTGTCGATAAAACAGACAATAGTGTAACATTATATACGGGTGGTGATGATAATGGTTTGGCAATTGTTAAACTGAATGTCGAAAACTCTACTGACAAAATTGTTGGGAAGGTGGTCTGTTTTGAGAAGAAAGCTGCTGCTTCTACCATCACATCAgtcaatttatttaacaaCAACACGAAACTACTAACAGCGTCTGTTGATCAAATAGTTAGAATATGGGATGTTTGTGGTGATAAATTAGTTCAAGAGCAAAGAAAATATACCACTACAGCAGACACAGGTGTCGCAGATATTGTTCGTCTGGATAATGGTAGTGATATTGCATTGATTGGTGGCGTTGGTCTTTCTATTTGGAAACTATGA
- the RTC6 gene encoding mitochondrial 54S ribosomal protein bL36m (similar to Saccharomyces cerevisiae YPL183W-A; ancestral locus Anc_6.178) — MNRISPFISFTRSFSILSRSILKTSPLVSSMTPLQSKLMSPSASSLLTQNFTRGFKVRTSVKKFCSGCYMVRRKGRLYVYCKLNKKHKQCQG, encoded by the coding sequence ATGAACAGAATCAGTCCTTTTATCAGTTTCACAAGATCATTCTCCATACTGTCGAGATCTATACTGAAAACTTCCCCGTTGGTATCGTCTATGACCCCTCTTCAGTCTAAGCTAATGTCACCATCAGCAAGCTCTCTATTGACTCAAAATTTTACAAGAGGATTCAAGGTGAGAACCTCTGTCAAGAAATTCTGTAGTGGATGTTACATGGTAAGACGTAAGGGAAGATTATACGTGTACTGTAAGTTAAATAAGAAGCATAAGCAATGTCAAGGTTAA
- the SPC105 gene encoding kinetochore-microtubule binding complex subunit SPC105 (similar to Saccharomyces cerevisiae SPC105 (YGL093W); ancestral locus Anc_6.179) — MSNKSILKSTQERLHDENDSYGMNNSNNNTLPSMGFSKVDLLDGNNTTSNINTSGMQSKLNRRVSFAPDVTLHSFDFVPEQRLKVREPRRRIPVELLPTSSQELNTDVNMVTSTQQPDMSLDLTEPVRAAVQISSNRESNGDEFTMEMTELFVQDNGELAEKLGDKDMLVDDKLNETMDFTKPNGIVEEFQQTIDTASSLEQKKTDNNITMEFTGVFNERGNTEEHQLSFHEVNAVSQGEALEMTEVFSAATSKLAATNEVTTAENDDSDMEKSISVAMDFTMVQPNLQSPTKLDSKRRKLAEDGAYATNDTSEPPVLSASVPLVDSQTDDIVSDIERMSPIAMSSLEHEISLNKPIIVSPNAKIVETKETTDNLESNRHSIKDFLRELNLDFDQYNTVSGEEKQDIIFKLSQLSETNGVPINQLYNFFYIDTPIFEMNTFIITELLKKISNSKSILDDLDNQTISNPPPIIAEYYASDLSHKQSISQKMLTIKNYSGLLAQRGWYEWRIQHLLGLQNVLQENITILNEELEKISEDLENVKNIKNRTDSIRASIRREIRLLKELPAAKYNKESTLNDKINIENLKQELMANGIKLEEYTTLKTKKEGLLLYVKEMNDKITSVRKEISALAADTMKGKVFTTYDISRLKMKFSLLQNITNVKFVSMVNSTLQIKLNIKMFPVINVEMRNFQITQITENIYLEEGSDPFISQYVNQLSSEIALKNNKATLMDVLSNLLKQLESDSTFLKQYISFQLLYNIKLVEHMGVFHLLFANYDVKTDNKMRFLIPAREFINLGSNNMGKLNIKFEAIRGEAYGKDEALALFIKKINRSLPWINDTKVNLLYL, encoded by the coding sequence ATGTCCAATAAAAGTATTTTAAAATCGACACAAGAGAGACTCCATGATGAGAATGACAGTTATGGCAtgaataatagtaataataatactcTGCCCAGTATGGGGTTCTCGAAGGTAGACTTGCTGGATGGCAATAATACGACTTCcaatataaatacatcTGGTATGCAGAGTAAGTTGAACCGAAGGGTGTCATTTGCACCAGATGTCACATTACACAGCTTTGATTTTGTACCTGAACAGAGATTGAAAGTAAGAGAACCACGTCGTAGGATCCCAGTTGAATTGTTGCCGACAAGTTCCCAGGAGTTAAATACAGATGTAAATATGGTCACTTCTACACAACAACCTGATATGAGTCTCGACTTAACAGAGCCTGTTCGTGCTGCAGTTCAAATTAGTTCAAATCGTGAGAGTAATGGTGACGAATTCACTATGGAAATGACAGAGTTATTTGTTCAAGATAATGGGGAATTAGCAGAAAAATTAGGGGATAAAGACATGCTTGTAGAtgataaattgaatgaaaCAATGGATTTCACAAAGCCAAATGGAATTGTCGAAGAATTTCAACAGACCATTGACACTGCCTCGTCGTTAGAGCAGAAGAAAACAGATAACAATATTACAATGGAGTTTACAGGGGTATTTAATGAACGTGGAAATACAGAGGAACATCAACTTTCATTCCACGAAGTAAACGCTGTTTCTCAAGGTGAAGCATTGGAAATGACAGAAGTATTTAGCGCAGCTACGTCAAAACTTGCCGCTACCAATGAAGTTACTACAGCAGAAAACGATGATTCAGATATGGAAAAATCGATATCGGTAGCCATGGATTTTACAATGGTCCAACCCAATCTCCAATCGCCAACAAAATTGGACtcaaaaagaagaaaacttGCTGAGGATGGTGCGTATGCTACTAATGATACTTCTGAGCCTCCTGTACTCTCAGCTTCAGTACCGTTGGTTGATTCACAAACTGATGATATTGTTTCGGATATTGAAAGAATGTCTCCTATCGCAATGAGTTCATTAGAACAtgaaatatctttaaataaaccCATAATAGTGTCCCCCAATGCAAAAATCGTGGAAACGAAAGAAACAACTGATAACCTTGAATCCAATCGTCATTCAATTAAAGACTTTCTGAGAGAATTAAATCTTGACTTCGATCAATACAACACCGTCAGCGGAGAAGAAAAACAggatatcatttttaaactATCACAATTATCAGAAACCAATGGAGTACCCATCAATCAgctttataattttttttacatTGATACAccaatatttgaaatgaatacttttattattaccgagctattgaagaaaatctCTAATTCTAAAAGCATATTAGATGATTTGGATAATCAGACTATCAGTAACCCCCCACCAATTATTGCAGAATACTATGCATCTGATTTATCACATAAACAATCCATCAGTCAAAAAATgttaactataaagaacTATTCTGGGTTACTTGCACAACGTGGTTGGTATGAATGGCGCATCCAACATTTGTTGGGTTTACAAAATGTGCttcaagaaaatattacaatattgAATGAAGAACTGGAGAAAATATCTGaagatttagaaaatgtcaaaaacattaaaaacaGAACAGATTCTATTAGAGCTTCAATTAGACGTGAGATCAGACTTTTGAAGGAATTACCAGCggcaaaatataataaggAATCAACTTTGAATGATAAGATCAATATTGAAAACTTGAAGCAAGAACTAATGGCGAATGGCATTAAACTAGAAGAATATACAACTTTGAAGACAAAGAAGGAGGGACTATTACTATATGTTAAGGAAATGAATGACAAAATTACATCTGTTAGAAAAGAGATTTCTGCTTTAGCAGCAGACACTATGAAAGGGAAAGTATTCACTACATATGATATTTCGAGactaaaaatgaaattctctttattacaaaatattactAACGTTAAATTTGTATCTATGGTTAATTCAACATtacaaattaaattaaatattaaaatgtttcCTGTAATTAATGTTGAAATGAGGAACTTCCAAATTACCCAAATAActgaaaatatttacttaGAAGAAGGCTCTGATCCATTTATTTCTCAATATGTTAATCAATTATCATCTGAAATTGccttaaaaaataataaggCTACATTGATGGATGTATTATCAAACTTACTAAAACAATTAGAAAGTGATTCAACGtttttgaaacaatatatatccTTCCAATTGTTATACAATATAAAACTTGTGGAACATATGGGTGTATTTCATCTATTATTCGCTAATTATGATGTCAAAACAGATAACAAGATGAGGTTTCTAATTCCCGCTAGGGAATTTATCAATCTTGGTTCAAATAATATGGgtaaattgaatattaaatttgaagcCATAAGAGGAGAAGCATATGGAAAAGATGAAGCATTGGCactatttattaaaaaaattaacagGAGTTTACCTTGGATAAATGATACAAAGGTTAACTTACTATATCTCTAA
- the NBP35 gene encoding Fe-S cluster-binding ATPase (similar to Saccharomyces cerevisiae NBP35 (YGL091C); ancestral locus Anc_6.181), with amino-acid sequence MAASSVVEEQTTKDDLILPPDYELQAPEPEHCPGPESEGAGKSDACNGCANKDICESLPKGPDPDIPLIIENLSQIQHKILVLSGKGGVGKSTFSAMLSWALSADENLQVGAMDLDICGPSLPRMLGCNKEVVHESNTGLTPVYVADNLATMSIQYLLPEDDSAIVWRGSKKNQLIKKFLKDVDWDYLDFLIVDTPPGTSDEHISINKFMKESGIDGALVVTTPQEVALLDVRKEIDFCRKAGINVLGLVENMSGFVCPSCKGESQIFRPTTGGGKAFCKELNIPFLGSVPLDPRIGKCCDSGESFLDLYPDSPATDAILDVVEALRDTIEGK; translated from the coding sequence ATGGCTGCTTCTTCTGTCGTTGAGGAACAAACTACTAAGGATGATCTTATTCTTCCACCGGATTACGAGCTGCAAGCTCCAGAACCTGAACATTGCCCTGGGCCAGAGTCGGAAGGTGCTGGGAAAAGTGATGCTTGCAACGGTTGTGctaataaagatatttgtGAGAGTCTACCCAAGGGTCCTGACCCCGATATTCCgttaattattgaaaatctGTCTCAGATTCAACATAAGATATTGGTGCTTTCTGGAAAAGGTGGTGTAGGGAAGTCTACCTTTTCCGCCATGTTGAGTTGGGCACTTTCTGCAGATGAAAATTTGCAAGTAGGTGCAATGGATCTCGATATTTGTGGACCTTCTTTGCCACGCATGTTGGGCTGCAACAAAGAAGTAGTCCATGAGTCGAATACTGGGCTGACACCAGTCTATGTTGCGGATAATCTGGCCACCATGTCCATCCAATATCTACTACCGGAGGATGACTCAGCAATTGTATGGAGAGGCTCCAAGAAGAACCAGTTAATTAAAAAGTTCTTGAAAGATGTTGATTGGGACTACCTGGATTTCTTGATAGTTGACACACCTCCAGGTACTTCAGATGAACacatttcaataaataaattcatgAAAGAATCAGGTATAGATGGTGCCCTTGTGGTAACTACTCCACAAGAGGTTGCATTGCTAGATGTAAGGAAAGAAATAGATTTTTGTAGAAAGGCTGGTATTAATGTCTTAGGATTAGTGGAGAATATGAGTGGCTTTGTTTGCCCAAGTTGCAAAGGAGAATCACAAATTTTTAGACCAACAACAGGAGGAGGTAAGGCTTTTTGTAAAGAGCTGAACATACCATTTTTGGGATCTGTACCTCTTGATCCACGCATCGGGAAGTGTTGCGACTCAGGTGAGAGTTTCTTAGATCTTTATCCAGATAGCCCCGCAACAGATGCCATTTTGGATGTCGTCGAAGCACTAAGAGACACTATAGAgggaaaataa
- the LIF1 gene encoding Lif1p (similar to Saccharomyces cerevisiae LIF1 (YGL090W); ancestral locus Anc_6.182) — protein MGEFICCVPGTYIRQDDVAGRDDDDENDLNTTIFCKSAFESAGLDSLQVRGLRICEVLLSDGTDVRCKEDLSIDDLKIYRDDRESQREYMWYEILRILSSRAIYVEELQDKVKFTTATMSLNEGSTWHLALILESAGIVEKIAEIEFPKNSITKEVDLFQYSTLLSQNVCKANDRVNSMLGKMSELESTIAEAEAEKKLLDDILCKRDEATKSVVLTLLNEKKNKIRELVERLKAYGDDSIDVLDDSNFINSDINRSITELNSPGKRHRMQRTSNDNIKLLKKKKMKLEEPNTIIKAQEPDDFEDFEFFGISPKKPTQRSGLNLATTDTAMTALKSESDSELDKGTDTNSSVKLKQEIQLEEPVKAPDQDEFSSMFIKPEIETIDTLKANPQSVNDSSDAMTKSEGTTSRSGMSTPEEETA, from the coding sequence ATGGGTGAATTTATCTGTTGCGTACCTGGGACGTATATCAGACAAGATGATGTTGCTGGGAGGgacgatgatgatgagAACGATTTGAACACTACTATATTCTGTAAGAGTGCATTTGAGTCTGCTGGTTTGGATTCTTTGCAGGTCCGGGGTTTAAGGATATGTGAGGTCCTGTTGTCTGATGGGACGGATGTTAGGTGTAAGGAAGATTTGAGTATTGATGATTTGAAGATATATAGAGACGATAGGGAATCCCAGCGGGAGTATATGTGGTACGAGATTTTGAGAATACTGTCGAGCCGTGCGATATATGTCGAGGAGTTGCAGGACAAAGTTAAGTTTACAACGGCAACGATGTCTTTGAATGAAGGTTCGACTTGGCATTTAGCTCTGATATTAGAATCAGCCGGGATAGTTGAGAAGATCGCTGAAATCGAGTTCCCGAAGAATAGCATCACTAAGGAGGTTGATCTGTTCCAGTACTCTACACTCCTATCTCAGAATGTCTGCAAAGCGAACGATAGGGTAAACAGCATGTTGGGGAAGATGTCTGAATTGGAGAGCACGATTGCAGAGGCAGAAGCAGAGAAGAAACTGCTCGATGATATATTATGCAAGAGGGATGAGGCCACTAAGTCAGTGGTGTTGACATTATTGAAtgagaagaagaataaaataCGAGAACTTGTGGAAAGGCTGAAAGCATATGGAGATGATTCTATCGATGTGCTCGATGActcaaattttattaattcgGACATCAACAGAAGTATTACTGAATTAAATTCACCTGGGAAGCGTCACAGAATGCAGAGAACTTCTAATGACAACATTAAATTGctaaagaagaagaaaatgaagttGGAAGAACCTAATACGATAATAAAGGCACAAGAACCAGACGATTTCGAAGATTTTGAATTCTTTGGCATCTCGCCCAAAAAACCAACTCAACGTTCGGGACTGAATTTGGCCACTACTGATACTGCCATGACTGCATTGAAGTCAGAATCGGACTCAGAATTGGACAAAGGAACAGATACGAACTCAAGCGTAAAATTGAAGCAAGAAATACAATTAGAAGAACCTGTGAAAGCACCAGACCAAGACGAGTTCAGCTCAATGTTCATCAAGCCAGAGATAGAAACAATAGATACATTGAAAGCGAACCCACAGAGTGTCAATGATTCCTCAGACGCCATGACAAAGTCTGAAGGCACCACTTCCCGTTCAGGAATGTCCACGCCAGAGGAAGAAACGGCTTGA